The Candidatus Poribacteria bacterium genome window below encodes:
- a CDS encoding DUF4252 domain-containing protein has product MKKSTLTALLIGIAFLIACCFFTNGHALNNDVTETVRGKIEMNLPDSPVPKVEINLDKSLLDLFISFGIASNPKLAGDKSVDLSEYATYTEMLKGASIRTYDKETKDLNRIVDHYRGILENEKWEHLVKIRDKFNLSLLYDEKPGILHGIFVMFTDDGNSNFVNIYGEIDFQKLGTLFGQLLESNSEEAISKAVRSWTNASVPQQWVARINSEKLDSAPKPETTTTDR; this is encoded by the coding sequence ATGAAAAAATCCACCCTTACAGCCCTTTTAATAGGTATAGCCTTTTTAATAGCCTGCTGTTTCTTCACAAACGGGCACGCCCTGAACAACGACGTAACAGAGACAGTCCGTGGTAAAATAGAAATGAATCTGCCAGATTCCCCTGTCCCCAAAGTTGAAATTAACTTGGATAAGAGTCTCTTGGACCTCTTTATCAGTTTCGGTATCGCAAGCAACCCGAAACTTGCCGGAGATAAATCGGTAGATTTGTCGGAATATGCGACGTATACCGAAATGCTAAAAGGTGCCTCCATCCGGACCTACGATAAAGAGACGAAAGACCTCAACCGGATAGTCGACCATTATCGTGGCATACTTGAAAACGAGAAGTGGGAACATCTCGTCAAAATCAGGGACAAATTCAATCTCAGTCTGCTCTACGACGAAAAACCGGGCATACTGCACGGTATCTTCGTTATGTTCACAGATGACGGAAATTCAAACTTCGTAAATATCTATGGAGAGATCGACTTTCAGAAACTCGGTACGCTATTTGGACAACTTCTGGAATCTAATTCGGAAGAGGCGATCTCTAAAGCGGTTCGCAGTTGGACAAACGCCTCCGTGCCTCAACAGTGGGTAGCAAGAATTAACTCCGAAAAGCTGGACAGTGCCCCGAAACCAGAAACCACAACAACCGACCGCTAA
- a CDS encoding RNA polymerase sigma factor has product MTEDKFLELVHKHKSQIYQHTLYLLKNREDAEDITQETFIKAWEHRSKLRPKTARSWMLKCAQNLCFNLLKRHKFQVHLTETDDTDVGTELETLMNAHSDRSNPTPDEIVIEQELKESVHCAIKKLPPDMRSVIIMRELNGMSFKEIAEVLEQPEGTVKSTAFRARKKLRELLHPYWRNDE; this is encoded by the coding sequence ATGACAGAAGATAAATTTCTTGAGCTTGTCCATAAACACAAGTCTCAAATTTATCAACACACCCTCTATCTACTCAAAAATCGAGAAGATGCAGAGGATATAACACAAGAGACATTCATCAAGGCGTGGGAACACCGTTCCAAATTGCGTCCGAAGACCGCACGTTCATGGATGCTAAAATGTGCACAGAACCTCTGTTTCAATCTGCTAAAGCGACACAAATTTCAGGTGCATTTAACAGAAACAGACGATACAGACGTTGGAACAGAACTCGAAACTTTAATGAATGCACATTCTGATCGGTCAAATCCGACACCAGATGAAATTGTGATTGAGCAAGAACTCAAAGAGTCCGTACATTGTGCCATTAAAAAATTGCCGCCAGATATGCGCTCAGTGATAATTATGCGGGAATTGAACGGCATGAGTTTCAAAGAGATTGCAGAAGTCTTAGAACAACCCGAAGGTACTGTGAAATCAACAGCATTTCGTGCTCGCAAGAAATTGCGGGAACTACTGCATCCTTACTGGAGAAATGACGAATGA
- a CDS encoding DUF5694 domain-containing protein, with amino-acid sequence MKLQKHLIRLFTLLFLVLSLALTHSAVAQQDKPDKKGLILFDFPEPLEAKVEVNLTAKLINLVTKSVSNQPEVVELIQMLDGIYVRTYDRTTIDEKKLVNYFKDKLKKDEWEVLVKIEEKSETVEINLLFDEEKVYGIFAIIIPKRSGEATFVNIVGEIAPERIEELLGNLSNFGAIDIDFGDKLKGQWKREDPREKAIVMILGSAFFTNPGINRFNYRMDDVLAPERQSEMAQLISQIKAFNPTKIAVYADDSYDAELNANYQNYLEGTYERTRRLEDQIGFPLAQQMGHPKLYCVADWPEHRPIIDEIDRSLMDYDAFAEAHNQAYLLPSISSSDEKVRQSADGTLWVERVGYEPLIDMYIRINEPEELRAGHQLYLRTARIGLKDQYPGANWVSHWWYAHNLKNFVNITRITESTDDRILLIIGAGHVYLIQQFLEDSGDYIVESPLQYLNPTATN; translated from the coding sequence ATGAAACTGCAAAAGCACCTTATACGACTGTTCACACTGCTGTTTTTAGTCTTATCGTTGGCACTGACGCATTCAGCAGTTGCACAACAGGACAAACCCGATAAAAAAGGACTCATCCTCTTCGATTTCCCAGAGCCGCTTGAGGCAAAAGTCGAGGTTAACTTAACCGCAAAACTCATCAATTTAGTCACCAAATCGGTGAGCAATCAACCAGAGGTCGTCGAGTTGATTCAGATGTTAGACGGCATCTATGTCCGTACCTACGATAGAACGACTATTGATGAGAAGAAATTAGTTAACTATTTCAAGGATAAACTCAAAAAGGATGAGTGGGAGGTCCTTGTCAAGATTGAGGAAAAAAGTGAAACGGTGGAAATCAACCTACTGTTTGACGAAGAGAAAGTTTACGGGATTTTCGCTATCATCATCCCGAAAAGGTCTGGAGAAGCCACCTTTGTCAACATCGTCGGAGAGATCGCACCAGAGCGCATTGAGGAGTTGCTCGGAAATCTAAGCAATTTCGGTGCGATAGACATCGATTTTGGAGACAAATTGAAGGGGCAATGGAAAAGAGAAGACCCGCGAGAGAAAGCGATAGTCATGATTCTCGGTAGTGCATTTTTCACAAATCCGGGAATCAATAGATTCAACTATAGAATGGATGATGTCCTCGCTCCGGAACGCCAAAGCGAAATGGCACAACTGATATCTCAAATTAAAGCGTTTAATCCTACCAAGATAGCTGTTTATGCGGACGACAGCTATGATGCGGAGCTTAACGCAAACTATCAAAACTACTTGGAAGGCACCTACGAACGCACACGGCGGCTGGAGGACCAAATCGGCTTTCCATTAGCACAACAGATGGGACACCCGAAACTTTACTGTGTTGCTGACTGGCCCGAACACAGGCCGATTATTGATGAAATCGATCGGAGTTTAATGGACTACGACGCGTTCGCGGAAGCACACAATCAGGCATATCTCCTACCGAGCATATCTTCGAGCGATGAAAAAGTTCGGCAGAGTGCAGATGGCACACTCTGGGTCGAACGTGTGGGATACGAACCTCTAATTGATATGTATATCCGGATTAACGAGCCTGAAGAACTCCGCGCCGGCCATCAATTATACCTGCGCACCGCACGCATTGGACTCAAAGACCAATACCCGGGTGCGAATTGGGTTTCACATTGGTGGTATGCGCATAATCTCAAGAATTTCGTGAACATCACCCGAATCACTGAGTCTACCGATGATCGCATTCTGCTGATTATTGGTGCTGGACATGTCTATCTGATTCAGCAGTTCCTTGAGGATTCGGGAGATTACATCGTCGAAAGTCCGCTGCAATACTTAA
- a CDS encoding aldolase/citrate lyase family protein, with protein MPKRVNKAIELLADDLPVFYTGSHTGAELNYDAGRAMAKTWADYINVGMEHGSFDLSGLDSFMRGLADGGPTNSGHKTPAVIVELPVDGISADVIRANGWQMRQLLARGVHGLLLCHAESPEAVKAFVEACRYPFQTIGVGTQLDVGRRGSAGQGSAAPIWGISANEYLDVADPWPLNPDGELLLGLKFENKRALANVEITAQVPGIGFAEWGPGDMSFSFGYKNPPSPRPQELEDARNRVFAACKATGIKFLESASPDTIEASIDAGVRITGGGEEAARIGRAYAGRTMPV; from the coding sequence ATGCCGAAACGCGTTAATAAAGCGATTGAATTGTTAGCAGATGACCTGCCTGTTTTCTATACCGGCAGTCACACAGGCGCGGAGCTGAACTATGACGCGGGCCGCGCGATGGCAAAAACTTGGGCAGACTATATCAATGTCGGCATGGAGCACGGGAGTTTCGATCTCTCCGGATTGGATAGTTTCATGCGTGGTCTTGCTGATGGTGGTCCCACCAATAGCGGACACAAGACCCCAGCTGTCATTGTTGAATTACCGGTGGATGGCATCAGCGCGGATGTAATTCGTGCCAACGGTTGGCAGATGCGGCAACTCCTCGCGCGCGGTGTGCACGGCTTACTGCTTTGTCATGCCGAATCTCCAGAGGCGGTTAAAGCATTTGTTGAGGCGTGTCGCTATCCGTTCCAGACAATCGGTGTTGGCACCCAATTAGATGTGGGGAGGCGCGGCTCTGCAGGGCAAGGCTCCGCTGCACCTATATGGGGCATTTCCGCTAACGAATACCTGGATGTTGCCGATCCGTGGCCGTTGAATCCAGATGGCGAACTCCTGTTGGGTCTCAAATTTGAAAATAAGCGTGCATTGGCGAACGTTGAAATCACCGCGCAGGTTCCCGGAATTGGTTTTGCGGAGTGGGGACCTGGTGATATGAGTTTTTCGTTCGGCTATAAAAATCCGCCAAGCCCACGTCCACAGGAATTAGAAGATGCTCGAAATCGCGTCTTTGCAGCATGCAAAGCGACTGGTATTAAATTTTTGGAGAGCGCGTCCCCTGATACAATTGAGGCGAGCATT
- a CDS encoding zf-HC2 domain-containing protein: protein MNQFTSHQEPTCTEVQDTLEAYLDNELDADTYATVEAHIASCSMCQDEVRFAQAISGALHELPKPEPPPEIFNAVEAYVRAHPNKEPKWLNRIFQLFTFSGDLTSVLTRAGALACLIGIALFGTYQYQQHLKVQQASRDLAYALGKLNYAVERTGNVVSEKLPDVQINEASGRPLAQIEKASRSALKQKNSISSALHRGLDSLHSFPQNTLGPEHQRSQQKGETP from the coding sequence ATGAACCAATTTACCTCCCATCAAGAGCCAACTTGTACGGAAGTTCAGGATACCTTAGAAGCGTATCTTGACAATGAATTGGATGCAGACACATACGCGACAGTAGAAGCACACATCGCATCCTGTTCAATGTGTCAGGATGAAGTTCGCTTCGCTCAAGCAATTAGTGGAGCATTACATGAACTTCCGAAACCAGAGCCACCGCCGGAAATCTTCAACGCGGTTGAGGCTTACGTTCGCGCGCATCCCAACAAGGAACCAAAGTGGCTAAATCGGATATTCCAACTGTTCACCTTCTCGGGTGATTTAACTTCGGTACTCACTCGTGCAGGTGCGTTGGCGTGCCTCATCGGAATCGCTCTGTTTGGTACCTATCAATACCAACAGCACCTGAAAGTGCAACAAGCCTCACGTGACTTGGCTTATGCGCTTGGTAAGTTGAATTACGCCGTGGAGCGAACAGGTAACGTCGTCAGCGAAAAACTCCCAGATGTACAGATTAATGAGGCATCAGGTCGTCCTTTGGCGCAGATCGAAAAAGCCTCTCGCAGTGCTTTGAAACAGAAAAACAGTATTTCATCAGCACTTCACCGAGGTCTGGATAGCCTTCACAGTTTCCCTCAGAACACTTTAGGTCCAGAACATCAACGCTCACAGCAAAAAGGAGAAACCCCATGA
- a CDS encoding zinc-binding alcohol dehydrogenase, whose translation MRALVVKSLPDKRREKVVVNDWKEPASPNRNEVLCQAVFTGLTNGTERNQLIGGNYSTSDDRLPTTDGYQNVGRVIEIGPDVTKLQIGDLIYASVNHVERFTIPEDGLLLKLPEDVDPGEAALFGISGVAMHCCRRVNPRIGEKVLIVGQGCIGMFAAQIIYAMGARVTVCDIEESRLEQIRQLGVAEHVLNTSNDGWQEQIQDGEFDAVMDFAGVPEMVTPMIYACKTRGRLLLVAGRFDVNYTFNVGQGKEICILQCSHFTCDDLENLCRLLRQGSVKIAPLIRHRVNVDEAPQIYNLLRDEPMRLLGTVFQWE comes from the coding sequence GTGAGAGCACTTGTCGTTAAATCCCTACCAGATAAACGGCGCGAAAAGGTTGTTGTCAACGATTGGAAAGAGCCAGCATCGCCTAACCGGAACGAGGTACTGTGTCAAGCCGTATTTACGGGACTTACCAACGGTACGGAACGGAATCAACTGATCGGTGGTAACTATTCAACCTCCGATGATCGGCTACCAACTACCGATGGATACCAGAACGTAGGCAGAGTTATTGAGATAGGACCGGATGTAACAAAACTTCAGATTGGCGATCTCATCTATGCCAGTGTGAACCATGTGGAACGGTTCACCATCCCAGAAGACGGACTCCTGCTAAAATTGCCAGAAGACGTTGACCCAGGTGAGGCTGCCCTCTTCGGTATTTCTGGTGTCGCAATGCACTGTTGTCGGCGCGTCAATCCGCGCATCGGAGAAAAAGTACTTATTGTTGGACAGGGCTGCATCGGCATGTTCGCGGCACAGATCATCTACGCTATGGGTGCCCGCGTCACCGTCTGTGACATCGAAGAATCCCGACTCGAACAGATTCGTCAATTGGGTGTCGCCGAACATGTCCTTAATACAAGTAACGACGGTTGGCAGGAACAGATTCAAGACGGAGAATTTGATGCCGTGATGGATTTCGCGGGTGTTCCAGAGATGGTCACACCGATGATCTACGCGTGTAAAACCCGTGGCAGACTCCTCTTAGTCGCCGGACGGTTCGATGTCAATTACACCTTTAATGTCGGGCAAGGTAAAGAGATCTGCATCCTCCAGTGCAGCCATTTTACGTGTGATGATTTGGAAAACCTCTGTCGGCTGCTCCGTCAAGGTTCTGTCAAGATTGCACCGTTGATTCGACATCGGGTGAACGTCGATGAAGCACCACAGATATATAATTTGCTCCGCGATGAACCGATGCGTTTGTTAGGCACCGTATTTCAATGGGAATAA